ACTAAAACGTGCTATGCTATAGTAAACTTACAGGAaaagtggaaagagatgatacagGAAAATAAAGTTAGCTTTgtcagaaaattattaaaaagattcTTTACTGTAAAGTTTTCCCAATAGCCATTTCATCTTATTCACAGAATGTTTaatattatttcttccattagtaatatatggaaattattttttccatagtttatgagttaaaattgacaagtgtctatcatggattgaattgtgtccccccaaaatgtgtgtgtcaacttggctaggccatgattcccagtattgtgtgactgtccaccattttgtcatctgacgtgattttcctgtgtgttgtaaatcctacctccatgatgttgacgaggtgggattagcggcagttatgttaatgaggcaagactcaacctacaagattggactgtgtcttgagcaaatctcttttgagatataaaagagagaaaaaagcagagagacgtggggacctcacgCCACcgagaaaaataagagccaggagaagagtgagtcctttggacctggggtccctgagctgagaagctcctcggctgGGAAAGATTGAtttcaagggccttcctccagagctgacagagggaaagtcttcccttggactTGATGCCCCAAAttagacttctaacctactagaccgtgacagaataaatttgtttgttgaagccatccacttgtggtatttctgttataggagcactagatacctaagacagaaTCTGGTACTGGGAGTGAGATGCTGGTCTGTAACACACCTAAAATGTGCAAGCGGTTTTGTAATGGAATGGATAGAGGACTTAGAAGGAAATGAGAGCTGTTACGATGGAGATGATGCAGATGACAAGAAGCAGTAGCAAAGGACCGGCAGCAGCAAAACCAGGTGACCAGCATGAGACAGTgctagaactgacccacagagtgagagagctgagtgcattctgcctgaagtttactggcagggtggggtgcctccaggcacttatagaTGGGGCTACAGAGctctggaacacttgccccaggagGGCAGATGCAGGCGGAGCAGTCCgagaggccaagaggccaaggaaccaggaagcagaagtggAAGGACAagcaacacaagaagctgagctgcctcagtctcaaagggtatggccggccatgacctctggtgtcTCAATGGGTGGAGGcatggcctctggagtttctaagggtggagtcgccactcagatggactaggaaaacggtgcacctaaagctgagggagcagagttccccttccagtgggcctggaaggcagagctgaagcccagggtcagGGGCCTCCACTTAGAATCCggggagtgtggccaatacctagagtctggagggcagggccattgtgtaaatggtctcagagaacagaggattattttcaaagccttgggggctaatataatgtgttctgctgacttgtttggtgcctgttaccccttctttccctccaatttcttctaTTCGTAAAGGAAATGTCttgcttgtgcctgttccaacactgtactttggaagcagataacttgtattctagatttcacagatgaggaagaatttttggattttggacttggaattgatttgagacttttggtacgatatgatggggtgaatgtgctttacatgtggcaaggacatgaatttttggacaGCCAAAGGGTGGGttatcacggattgaattgtgtccccccaaaatatgtatataaacttggctaggccacgattcccagtattagcattgtgtggctgtccattattttgtcatctgatgtgattttcctgtgtgatgtaaatcctatctccatgatgttgatgaggtgggattagcggcagttacgttaatgaggcaagactcaatctacaagattatattGTGTCTtgagcaaatctcttttgagatataaaagacaaaagcaagcagagagacatagggacctcataccaccaggaaaaacaagagccaggagaatagcatgtcctttggacctagagtCACTGCGCTGAGAAACTTctcaaccagggaagactgatgataaggaccttcctccagagccaacagagaaagccttcccttggagctgatgccatgaattggatttctagcctactagactgtgagagaatagacttctgtttgttgaagccatccactgtggtatttctgttatagcagcattagataccTAAGACAATGTCTTACTGAAGAAATCCACTGTAAGAAGGTATCAGATATAGTACCATATTTAATTGCATTCCCACCCCCAAACATAAATTTTCTAAATTCTCTGTAATGATGATATAATTCTTACAACtagaagaaaagatttaaaaactgAGACTGACGTTGAACATAGTAACCATGGCAATGAAAAAAGATTCAAGGCCTGGGTTTTGTACTTGAGAATTAACTGAATCTTTAACAACTTACTTCACCTTACATGCTTTCTGCTTTCGATAAAAGTCAGTCTGGGAATGTTCGAATCACTTTTTACAAGTAGAGGCAGTTCAAGAGAGCCTACCAAAGTCTTCAGGCACACTGTGTCCAAAAGACCCCTTGGAAAGAAAAGCAGAATGTTTTGGGACTCTACAAAGGTTAAGAAAAAATTAGTAGAAATATCACGGGACATGGGTAATAGTCAAGACCCTTTGCAACCCCCTCTGATAGctcagaacaacaataacaaaaaatgctATTATTGAATGAACCTAGTTTTCACGGGGAAAGACAGTCTTATGATTTACATAATCCAAAACAATTCTTAAATTATATAAAGGTGCATGTAGACTACACATATAAATGACTACACTCAGTTTACATTCAGgagacttaaaaatattttaaaaacaaaaacttttcttAACTGTAGTGAATCAGTAAACAGTTTTCTCACCTGCGTGGTCTAGTCCTTGGGGACATCATTTCATTCCCAAGTATGTGATACCGTCTTGCTTCATGTAACAACTGGTAACACTCAGGAGAATTCTGGATCAACTGGTCCACCTCAACGGTTTGAACAAAGTAGTTGGGATGCAACAGAGGGAGTCTCACATGTGTCAGGAGCTCATGTAACAGTGGTCTTCTCAGATCAACAGCACGGTATACCCAACGCATGACGGCCTCAAAAACCATCTCCTCTTTACCGATAACAAGTTCATCGCTACAGATATAATCGATAAGTTCGTCTTTGCCAAGCTCAAGAAATTCTTCATGCTGGGATACATCTTCAAAAGTCTGTAAAGCAAAATTCTTGCATTTTGTGAAGAGTGTTTTGAGTGAATGGGTATCAGCAAAACGCTGGATTCCTAAGCAATTACAAGGATCAAGTTGCTCCTCTAAGAACTTGGCGCAAGCATCACGGAGAACACTGATCTGAAAGAGGCTTGATGTTTCAAAGAGATACTGTACGTTCTCTGTAGTGATCTTCACCTTTCCAGTATAAACATACTGCAAAAAACACTCCATAGCTTCAGCTAAAATCCCATTGATCTCAACCAACATTTCTCGGCTTTCCCTGTGGTCATTACAAAACATAGCTCTGAAGTAGCTACTACAGGCTGAGAGAACGGCTCGATGGCAAGGGAATTCTTTTCCTTCCACACAAATGATAACATCTGTGAACAAGCGGCTATCTCGGAATTCATTGAATATTTGGAGTATGTTTTCAGCATGGGATGATCCTGAAGAGAAGTCAAAAAACTCACGACCTGTCAGAGATTTGGGGTCCATTTCAAAAACTTTACGCTTGGTTGCTGGGGAGTCACGCACCCCAAGATCCTCTCTGTTTAGTCTGCGTCCCAATATTAGTACCATTGTTACATCAGTTGACTATATAATTGTTGAGAAATGACTGTTAAGGATCTTCTTTACGTTgctaaatgtaaaaataaaagaacacatttcaaaatataaaaaattcagTATTCCAATTAAATAATGTCATTTTGATATAGACATAACAAATCACATGATTAATACacccatgtaattttttttttatgtagtataTTGAGCACTATCTCATTTTaatcaaaattgaaaaataaaaatcttgcACAATTACAACATTAGGGGTAATTTGCGATACTACTCCTTAGGTTCTCAGCTGAAAGGCTACTACCTACTTTGTGAATTACTAATAATGGTCCTTCTCCCCATTTCCACAGCTGAGTTTCATACTATTGACTGGTGTCAGGTCAGAATGGTCTAAGACACAGAATGTGACTACATCCAGGAGCCTTATATAAATGGCTATTATCTTAATATAGTGTCGCCAGAGAGAAATTaccctatgtttttttttttt
This is a stretch of genomic DNA from Elephas maximus indicus isolate mEleMax1 chromosome 1, mEleMax1 primary haplotype, whole genome shotgun sequence. It encodes these proteins:
- the KLHL24 gene encoding kelch-like protein 24 isoform X2; this translates as MVLILGRRLNREDLGVRDSPATKRKVFEMDPKSLTGREFFDFSSGSSHAENILQIFNEFRDSRLFTDVIICVEGKEFPCHRAVLSACSSYFRAMFCNDHRESREMLVEINGILAEAMECFLQYVYTGKVKITTENVQYLFETSSLFQISVLRDACAKFLEEQLDPCNCLGIQRFADTHSLKTLFTKCKNFALQTFEDVSQHEEFLELGKDELIDYICSDELVIGKEEMVFEAVMRWVYRAVDLRRPLLHELLTHVRLPLLHPNYFVQTVEVDQLIQNSPECYQLLHEARRYHILGNEMMSPRTRPRRSTGYSEVIVVVGGCERVGGFNLPYTECYDPVTGEWKSLAKLPEFTKSEYAVCALRNDILVSGGRINSRDVWIYNSQLNIWIRVASLNKGRWRHKMAVLLGKVYVVGGYDGQNRLSSVECYDSFSNRWAEVAPLKEAVSSPAVTSCVGKLFVIGGGPDDNTCSDKVQSYDPETNSWLLRAAIPIAKRCITAVSLNNLIYVAGGLTKAIYCYDPVEDYWMHVQNTFSRQVSSQGWLPCPGQCPIMAA
- the KLHL24 gene encoding kelch-like protein 24 isoform X1; amino-acid sequence: MVLILGRRLNREDLGVRDSPATKRKVFEMDPKSLTGREFFDFSSGSSHAENILQIFNEFRDSRLFTDVIICVEGKEFPCHRAVLSACSSYFRAMFCNDHRESREMLVEINGILAEAMECFLQYVYTGKVKITTENVQYLFETSSLFQISVLRDACAKFLEEQLDPCNCLGIQRFADTHSLKTLFTKCKNFALQTFEDVSQHEEFLELGKDELIDYICSDELVIGKEEMVFEAVMRWVYRAVDLRRPLLHELLTHVRLPLLHPNYFVQTVEVDQLIQNSPECYQLLHEARRYHILGNEMMSPRTRPRRSTGYSEVIVVVGGCERVGGFNLPYTECYDPVTGEWKSLAKLPEFTKSEYAVCALRNDILVSGGRINSRDVWIYNSQLNIWIRVASLNKGRWRHKMAVLLGKVYVVGGYDGQNRLSSVECYDSFSNRWAEVAPLKEAVSSPAVTSCVGKLFVIGGGPDDNTCSDKVQSYDPETNSWLLRAAIPIAKRCITAVSLNNLIYVAGGLTKAIYCYDPVEDYWMHVQNTFSRQENCGMSVCNGKIYILGGRRENGEATDTILCYDPATGIITGVAAMPRPVSYHGCVTIHRYNEKCFKL